One stretch of Glycine soja cultivar W05 chromosome 7, ASM419377v2, whole genome shotgun sequence DNA includes these proteins:
- the LOC114419039 gene encoding uncharacterized protein LOC114419039, producing the protein MEDHGQNQRKRHNVFGAFVDKSLGYPSSGADDHDPKKLKPNSEAPLSTIDQQIPALPLPNILVSAFKENTTDGVKFQLFVSKSYTQSTSTSPPPVYTLKVTNASTSNADVEPAGNIVDGGVAPVLTETRLIAEGQFMLRSRL; encoded by the exons ATGGAAGATCATGGACAGAACCAAAGGAAGAGGCACAATGTATTTGGTGCGTTTGTGGATAAATCACTTGGTTACCCATCTTctggtgcagatgaccatgacCCCAAGAAGCTTAAACCCAATTCTGAAGCTCCTTTATCAACCATAGACCAACAAATCCCTGCATTACCCCTTCCCAATATATTGGTTTCTGCATTTAAGGAGAACACCACAGATGGTGTCAAATTTCAACTGTTTGTGAGCAAATCTTATACACAATCAACTTCAACTTCCCCTCCACCAG TATACACATTGAAAGTCACAAATGCTTCAACTTCGAATGCAGACGTTGAACCTGCAGGGAACATAGTTGATGGTGGAGTAGCACCAGTGTTGACAGAAACGAGACTAATAGCTGAGGGCCAATTTATGCTACGCTCTCGGCTCTAA